The window AAAGAAACGGGGtctcgcggcggcggcggcgcctcagACGGGAGCGGGTCACGAAGACGTTAGACGGAGAAGCCCGCGGTCGTTCACACACAGTGAACGGCCGTGGTTTAGTAGAAGACGCGTTTCTACTGTAGCACAGGGAGGTTATCGCTGGTTACAAGCAAGACACACGCGGTCATCGCGAGGCCATGTGACAATCATTAAAAAAACGAAACCCTTACAAATTTATTAACGTCCACTTCACAGTTTAAATATAAAGCTGTTGACAAATTTAGAGAATCTACCTATGTGCACTATAAGATGAGATAGTTTTATACATTTGTGTAATTGATATTTTCATTATAGTTCTAAAATGTAGTAAAATAGTACTGGATCATAATTATTTGATCTTTACTAGGCCTTTAGTGTTCTTTAATCTCACTGTGCTCTGTTACAGATGAGTTTTTCTGCATGTATTTTGGCAAAAACAACTGGTCTATTCCCTGATTCTGAGAATTTGGTCCCCCAAATATCTGCGAAACATGCAAGAACTTGGGAAGCATCAATTTTCTCTGAAGTAAACATCGATAATGATATCAAACTCGGACGGGAAGGCTTTGGGTCTGATCCAAAAGTAGAAGGAAGCTGCTTATGTCTTTGAGGGTTTgagctgtacctaataaaagAACTTCATCACTGTGTCCTTTGAATTATTTCTATTTCCCTAATCAGTCTAGAAATGAAGTaggaaaattaaataataaacacaaagatCTGGTAATGAAAAGCTCCTCTGAATCACGTAATCTGGAGGAACCTTTCAGCACAAAATATAGGGTAATTCAAACTAGTGCAGTTCAACTTGAATCATACAGTACTCAATTATCAGTGCCTGTAAACCGATAAACACAAATGAGCAGTATTTTACGGAATATTGAAGTttattaaaaagcaacaaatcagaataaaaaaaacaagttgttGTGGAGGTCGCTATGAATAAGCACGACCCAAATCCTGAGGTTGTTCTGAGACGAGCTGAAGCACTTATCAGCCCCTCAACACCAACCATAACCACTTCCACAGTCGGTCGCctgctgcgcacacacacacagttatccaaatttatacacacactctcAATCAATCACACTCTATTGGATTTCTCCCATGTAGAGCCGTTTATCACTGGAGCCAGACAGCACTGTGCAGAGGGACAAAGAGAGAAGGTGATTAAACCCATTGTGATTAAACTCGTTCTAATTCCAATTTCCTGTAATTGTTTCACAAAGTATGTCCTTTGTTCTCAAATTTCTCAGCTGCTATCTTTGTGCtattcaaaacaaaaaataaacctGTTTTACAAGTCCTCTAACATATATTACTGTGTCACCTGAGAGTGGTCCCACTCACCTACAGGCTCCTCTGGGTGGAAGGCTACTTCATTGACTGAGCCAGCATGGCCCGGCAGCTTGTACAGGATCCTACGTGATGTGGTGTCCCAAATATACACAAATCTGACAACAAAGAAAGTAAATAGGGAAACTATTATACTGAGCTGTGGAGAAAAGTCAATACTgcgcttttatttatttatttatttgagacCCTTAGTTAAATGTTGTTTACTAAAATAATTTACAAAACATGGATACGTTTTGAGTGAAACATCATCTAATTGACATTGGTAACAATATCAATTTATCCATTAGTATTAAATATTGGTTGGAGATGGGCCTGATCCAACAGAAACACTGTCCTGGTTACTATGTGTTTAAAAGGTTATAATATgtaattttaataataacatGTTGAGCTCATGAAGCAAATACAAACCAACATTTAACTACTAATTAGTACAATTACCAACCAGCACTAAAGTAACAAAATTCCCCTGAGCTTATTTGATTGGTATTCTTTTCTTTCCCACATTCTGTGGTTGTTCTGTCTACATTTTTCCCAAAAGCGTAAAAAAGGTCTAATATACTCTAATGCATTCTAGGATTAAATAAATTTTTTATTAGGCGGTTAGAAAAGCCACCAAAACAAGTTTCTTCGAACGATTGGTGAAAACAGATTTATTGAGAGAAACCAAACACAAATCAAGTAATAACCTACACCGAACCTCTAAGTGATGTTTCTGTTTCGTTCTCACCTGTCAGCTGAGCCTGCAGCTATCTTACTGCCATCAGTGGACCAGGAGCACCTCAGCAAATTCTGAAAATGCAATAGGCTAATTAGATAAAACAGCATTGGAAAGGTCAGGCAGAATAGAATAAAGAAAATGCCATGCAACATTAGCACCCAGTTGGATGTTCAGCATTTCTATTACTTAGCTGTAAAATGGGGCCGTAGGCACTACAACAGTCAATTATGAAAGGTCAGGGGTTCGACCCCTAGATTGCCCTAGTGACATGTCAGGACACCAAAccccaaggggatcaataaagtatgtaaTTATTACTAATGTTATCAATATTATGCACAGAATGAGGGTtgacatttattaattattgtcaTGGATCACATGGACTTGGCTAGACAGTGAACGTACATAATGTATGAGCACTAGTGCATGTGCCCTCATGTTACCTTTTCAAAGTTGTGAACATTTCCCTGGAAAATCTTCACACATCTTTCCTTTGGCGCAAATGGTCGAACATCCCAAATACGCACTACACAGTGACATAGAGAAAGGACAGAGAATTCAGCCACACAAAACTATATTTTGTCCTTAAtgcagtaaatataaaaataagccTTCATAACAGGTCCTACCTGTATTGTCCATGGAGTTTGAAAGAAGGTATGAACCCTCTGAGCTCAAGCTGAGTCCAGTTACTGAGTCACCGTGGCCATGCATGTTGTAGATCAGCTTATTCTGCCTCAGGTCCCaaacctgcaaaacaaaatcaacaccttctaacttttttttgttttttacaaaaggTCGTATTCTGACACGTGTCTGATGCTGAAGCCGATAAATCATTAATAAATGCAAGGTGCCTTAATTTAGTCAAGGAAAATAAGAAGCACACAACTGTTGTCATAGAGGGACATGAGGACTGTTTCATCAATAGAAAACAATTGCGGGAAAATCCACCATTTATCGGCTTAGTAGCATCTAATGGAGAGAATAGTGATGTCTTAATGCAATTGGGTATATTGCCTAATAGTCTTAATGCATGCACTCAAAAGATGCTGATGCTATTTACTTCTACTTGGTATTTGCGCTACAGAATAAAATACTACTTGTAGGTTACATGCCACACAGCTGAGGTAAGCTATTTGCTCTTAGCAAAAACTATTCAATTTCCACAGTCATTCCCTGTTTTCTTTGGGTTCTGGAGCCCAGTACCTTGATGTCATTGTCGATTCCTCCTGACAGAATCTGGTCACTGGTGTCATTGAAGGTCACGGCGAGCACCTGGTAAGTGTTCTGGAAAGTGTGGATCGCTCCCTTCTTACGGATGTCCCAAAGCtatcaaaatgaaaaacacatgcagtaaGTTAAACACCAGCCTGAAGAGACTGACAactgaacaaaaaataaataggtAGCAACATAACCATCCTCCAAAACAGAAGAGGGCAGGTGGAAATTACTCACTTTGACTGTCCCATCATCGCTGCCAGTACAGACAAGCTGAGGTCCTCTGCGAGCAGGGTAGCAGGTGTTCACAAAGGAGGTGTGGCCCTTCAGGCGCTTGATCCTCTCTCCTGTATCACTGTCCCACACACCGACAGTCTTGTCTGTGCTTGCTGAAAACAGTAcactggaaaaacacaaaagtaaaagaaaacaatttaaaaaaaaaaacttacttgTTTGTTCAGTCCTATGTCATTCTGAATAATGGATCATTGTTTGCTCATTTAGGATGATTGTTCATGCCTGCCATCTGTGTTATAGTGCAGCTCCATTACTGCTCCACTGTGTCCTTTCAGAGTGGCATAATTTTCACAGTCTCCCCACACATTCCACAGCACTGCATTGAcaaaacacagatacacaatATTAACAGTTACTACATGTACAATTATACTGCAACAAGTTGGTGTGAAGTTATGGATTACAGGTAAGCATTGCCTTTAAGAAATGGGTCAAACTTTCTTGAAAACACCTCAAATCATTGCTTAAAGTCCTGATTACTTACATATGAGCCTGTCAAATCCTGACGaggccagcgtggctccatTTGGATGAAACTTGCAGCAGTAAACCTCACCCTCGTGGCCAGACATTAACATAATGGGGGCTTGCAGGCTGGAGGTCCGTGGGGGACCCTATGTGACACAAATCATATTCTTAGTTGAATAAATTGTTGAGTGactaatgtaaaaaaaatccaataaaCCAGCTGTAACTTGCTAAAACAAATACCGTTGAGAAACTGCAATAAAGTATTGTCTTGTACAACCTACGTTGTTAATGTACACTCTCTTAATTCCTATGAAAGTATGTTAAATACTACAaccacagctcagcagcagtgtgAAGTTGAAACAATTCAAAATACATTATATTCGTCGataaatgaaaagaaatcaaGCATTGCACGTTTGCAGAACGATCCCACAATCATGTACATGAAAATCCGAACATCACCTGGCCGAATGTCAATTAAGTAAACATAACTTCCATATTTCCGGCTTAACATATTTTTCCAGGCTTTTATGTGTATCAAATGTTTCCTTTAAGAGTATTATCTGCTCCCAGGTACAGGTGGATAAATTCATTAAGCTAGAAGGGAGACTGTGTTTAGCTAACAAGTTtctactgctgctgttttttctttccgTACCGAGGCCACGAGTTGCTGAGACTGAGCCGCTGCCACCAGCTCCGTCCGGGGTCGCTTGACGGCTGCCGGGACCACCGCCATGTCCGCGGCTCTCTTCTTGGGTTCAATCATTCCCGGTTAATCGACGGAAATCGATAAAAACGTTGAATTTCAATGTTTTAAATCAGAAAAATGAATGGACGTCTTTCGGGAGGGACATGGACCGACGCAGTACCAACGAAGAAAAGACGGAATTACTTCCGTTTTCTGAGACTTCTGATTGGTCTAGATTTGTACCGACTGCAATGATTGGCTGGTGCGATTGTTGTCACTCTAATTCACACCGGAAGTAAAATTAAATCCTCTCCGCTAAGACGAAGGGTAAAACGTTTTTATAATTTTTGCTTTATTATTCGTACGATATAAGGCGTGTTTATTCATTCAAAACCTTACATGAATGCGTTACAGACCAGTCTATGTGATTTTCTCAGGTTAAACTTAGTTTGCTAATCAAAACAACCCTGTAATCTAGATAGCTAAATGTTAGCTTCGGTGTTgctattttagttttatttcaaaTTTAAGTTGTAGTGACCATATATAAACAGCCAACTATTATAGTTTCTAAGATGTGAATATGCAAAAGCGTCTTTCTATCATCATGTTTTGTAACAGCAAGTAATGCAAAAGGTAAATGCATATAGTAGTATAGCGTCTTCACTATTTATGAAATGTTTTGAAAGggtttattattacaaataaatggCATTTACTTCACCTTTTAATTCTCCTACCcatatttaaaaagcaaatttTAACATTCGTTCTCTAGAGCCAGTTAATTCCTGTTATCTGGCTTCACTGAGAGAATGTGTGACCGTGGTGGGTCTGCATCCGAGCCCTCTGGACTGGATGGTCTTCCACCAATGCACAGCATTGCCAAGGGAGAGGTGGTTTCTCTGCAAAGCTATGGGGCTTTTGTTCGACTGCCAGGATACAAGAAGGAAGGTGGGTGTAGAGGCAATGCCATGATTACCTTTTTTGAGAGATCTTAAATTTAGATATGAGAGTAAGCAGTAATGACCAATTGACATGAATTGAATTTCTTTTTTCTGAGTAACTTATTGTAGCAACATTGACCTACATGTCCATCAAAATATAATTTCACAGCCAGTGAAGATGTACTTGTGTGAATCTAACATCTAACCTCATTTTGTTACCCATAAAAGGTCTAGTGCATGTGAGTGAAATGTCAGCCTCCCGAGTTGAGAATGCCTCAGACATTGTTTCTATGGGAGAACAGGTTTGGATTAAAGTTATTGGAAGAGAGGTaaccactgacacacacacacacacacataaagtgtCCGTAGTAAAGTCGTAGATATAATCAAAGAGACTTCATTTCTGTCCTCTACTTCTCAGATTCAGGGTGACAAAGTGAAATTGTCTTTCTCAATGAAAGCTGTCAATCAGGGAACAGGGAGGGATTTGGATCCAAACAATGTCATGGCAGAGTAAGCTTCAAATTTAATTTTTTCACGTCTATTTGTGGGTATACTGCAGATAGGTTATGATTCTCTGCATATTTTAGGCAAGATGCAAGGCGACGTAGGCGGTTTGTAGACCAAACTGGCAACAGGATCGCACTGGAGGCTGTACTCAACACAACATGTTCAAAGTGCGGCTGCAAAGGTATGAGCGTAAAACACTATGTGGCCAAAACTTCAAAttactttaaaataattttaactaaatgtttttttttttttcaggtcaCTTTACAAAAGATTGCTTCGCTGCTCCGGGCTTGCAGTATGCTCTATTGCCTGAAGAGGACGACCAAGAGCCACAACAAGGACAGCAGCAGACGCCTACAGTTGCACCACAGCAACTgtcagacaaaaagaagaagaaaaaggtgaGTATGTGAGAGGTTCTCATCTCGGGATCTGATTTCCTTTTTGTCTTGTTGTTTGAAAGGCTATATTGTAGTTTATTGCTGATACAGATACAGAGAACAGCTTTAGTTATGAGGCATTAAAAAGTATGCTCATTCAGGTTTCACACGAAATATTTTTCTTACTACTTCTTACCTTTTTAATACGTTTATCATCTCAggagaagaaaatgaagaagaggaagaaggagaaaaaggagtCCGACAGCGACAGCGGCAGTAGCAGTGTCGGTGAATGCAAATCCAAAAGGAGGCGGCATGAACACACTCACgacaaacaggacaaaaagaagaagaaacacaagaaacataaatcacacaaacacagctgataCATTCACACGACTCAAAAGAACAagcctctacacacacacacacacacgcattgcAGCTATTGGATGCAAATGAGGAAGTGGGCATCGGCAGTGACATACTTTCGGCTTAATGTTTTAGAATTATCTCTCCACTACCAGTGTATTATGGAAACCTTCATCAAATTTAGTTCCCATTTTTCCTCGACATATTACTGAAAGTAGTAAAACCACCTGTCATCAAACGGGTGCAAAAAGGAATGCGCTGCAAACCAGAAATCAGGTGACAAGTTGTCCTGAAGTAACCCGTCTCTCCTGCAGAGGGATGAGTTTACACCAACCAGATAGGTGTAAGCAATATGGCATCCTGAAATGTAAATTGTTTACGGCTATCGTGTTACTGATACGGATATGAGGTGACATAGAGTCTTGGTGGGGCGGTCTAGGAATCCTTCAAACAATATACAGAGAGAGAAtgtcacacacaggaagtggtaGTGGCACATATGTACAGTTGCAGGATGCGTTGTGTAAAAAACTGTACAGGAACCTTGTGCTACTTTCTTCCTTCTCACTGTACTCATCCATTAGCTGTGAACCCTAATAAAAGTGTTAATTTATAAAGGTTATGAAAACTCTCTTAGTGGTTCATTCTCTGGGCCCTGAACTTTCAATCTTGCTGTTACAATGAGTACTTGGGTTAAAGTGAATCACACAAATTCAGAAATTCATGTTCAGTCTGATGTGCCCCTGGGCTGTACAATGTTATTGTTTTCAGGTAGTCGTCTAAGTGTTGAACTGGGAGTTTACACAACATAGATCTTAGGCTGGGCCAGGTTGGGTCATGTCCCATGAGGTGAAGGTTTATACTTGTCAATGTGAGACAACATTATGTTAAGTAATGGAATTATACTGACATTTGGCATTATTCACATCTTGCACAATCAGAAATGGATGAAATTCACAAGTATCAGTTAGCAAAAAAGTTGAGTTTGCAAACTTGTTACAGCATGTATTAACCTGATTTGACCTCGGGGCAGTGTGCAGGCGTCAATCTCATACAAGGTCCTCTGAACATGCAACATTGCTATATTCAGAAGAACAAATTTAGTTTATACATTGTGTTTGAAAGAACAAtgcattttgtgttttaatggaCGGTTGAACCCTTATCAGCTAGACTCTGCAAACATTTTTGTACCATTAGCATTATATAAAGTACTCTGGAGGATCCTGAAGGTCTGGAGAAATAGGACACACGATCAAGCAAATTGTATCTCAATGATACTAATGTTTAAACCTAATTGGAACATCCTGCATGTAGTTTATTTGCATGCATATTTTCCAGAGTTAGCGAGCTTTTGGAAGAAGGTTACTGGTTTGTCCTGGGCTCTTTCACCTCTTCACCCTGTCTCTACTTGGCAGTCTTTCGCTAACATATGACACCAATCAACCAACAGAGGCAATGATCTCAATTTAGAAAGCACACACGTCACATACATGAGTATTTGCCCACCTACTATGAGCTTTAACAAAACTCTCCCGGCACAGGAGGCGTTGTTAAGGATCTATAAATAACATCCCTGTGGAAACTGTGGTCACGCTATACTTAGATTTGTACACGACTGAACTATTTTGCCCAACTAAACACTTAAAATTGACAGAACCATGTTCATGACCACAACCGGACTCAGATGCCATCAAATAAACATTGACAGACCATCATCACTTGATCCAACTTTTTGaacttttattgttattttcaggTCTTATAAACCAAGCCTCAAACTCCAACACTGTTccagtttatttaaaacacgGATGGCTGTGATtttacagaataaaacaataactgGGTTTCTTACAGTAGGAGGAACCAACATGGGTGAGACAGGGAGAACAGGGACGGCATGGTCAGCATGAGGTTAATACTGAATGTCCAGAATAAAAGAACATTAAGTTGGCAGCACATGGGTTCCCTCGCACGGCcttctgggttttttttggggggggtggTAGGTTTTACTGTGCCTTCTCATAGCGACGTGTGCAAACAACAGTTCCCATCGTCAGTGTCTGTATtggaaatagaaaaaacaaGTTCAGATCCAATAAACCCACAGATGTAAAATGAACCGGCGTGTGAGCACTGACCAGCAACAGGCCGTCAGGAGTGATTTCCCTGACCAGAGTGGTCTCTTTGTTCTCccacgtctgtgtgtgcacCATCTTCCCATCCACTATTTTTACAATGGACTGGGGGCAGAAAGACAAGAATGTTCAGAGTGCAGACATCTTGAGGATTTAGTCAAGTGTATTTGGTTGTGCCTTTTAATTTTCCATATAGTTTGTTGGGGATTAACACTATACATTACACATTTATATCATTTGAACTTTTAACATTGCAATTACTATCATTGTTGATACAGACCTTTTCTAAACAGTACATAAGTACACAGAAGATAAAGTGACTCAGCCAAGTCATTTATAGCCCATAGCAACATTTGACTTCTGAGTAAAGGGCTCATACAAACATAGTCTTTGTTACATTTGTTCAAGAGAGAGAACAATGTGTACACGTGTTCTTTTAAAATCTGCACTGTCACTGTAAAGCATCAGTAACAATCTAGTGATCATTATGT is drawn from Betta splendens chromosome 11, fBetSpl5.4, whole genome shotgun sequence and contains these coding sequences:
- the snrnp40 gene encoding U5 small nuclear ribonucleoprotein 40 kDa protein, whose translation is MIEPKKRAADMAVVPAAVKRPRTELVAAAQSQQLVASGPPRTSSLQAPIMLMSGHEGEVYCCKFHPNGATLASSGFDRLILLWNVWGDCENYATLKGHSGAVMELHYNTDGSVLFSASTDKTVGVWDSDTGERIKRLKGHTSFVNTCYPARRGPQLVCTGSDDGTVKLWDIRKKGAIHTFQNTYQVLAVTFNDTSDQILSGGIDNDIKVWDLRQNKLIYNMHGHGDSVTGLSLSSEGSYLLSNSMDNTVRIWDVRPFAPKERCVKIFQGNVHNFEKNLLRCSWSTDGSKIAAGSADRFVYIWDTTSRRILYKLPGHAGSVNEVAFHPEEPVVLSGSSDKRLYMGEIQ
- the zcchc17 gene encoding nucleolar protein of 40 kDa, whose protein sequence is MCDRGGSASEPSGLDGLPPMHSIAKGEVVSLQSYGAFVRLPGYKKEGLVHVSEMSASRVENASDIVSMGEQVWIKVIGREIQGDKVKLSFSMKAVNQGTGRDLDPNNVMAEQDARRRRRFVDQTGNRIALEAVLNTTCSKCGCKGHFTKDCFAAPGLQYALLPEEDDQEPQQGQQQTPTVAPQQLSDKKKKKKEKKMKKRKKEKKESDSDSGSSSVGECKSKRRRHEHTHDKQDKKKKKHKKHKSHKHS